One region of Exiguobacterium acetylicum genomic DNA includes:
- a CDS encoding YlbF family regulator, translating into MAETNLYDHAYTLERALRETSEYTALKDLYTQVNADPESNELFASFRNIQLELQQKQMQGEEITPDDMASAQTKMLEVQNNPLISQLMQEEQRMHTMLTEVTQIIMKPLEELYAPMMEQQDDVQ; encoded by the coding sequence ATGGCAGAAACAAACTTATACGATCACGCGTACACACTGGAGCGTGCATTACGTGAAACTTCGGAGTACACGGCATTAAAAGACTTGTACACGCAAGTTAACGCGGATCCGGAATCAAACGAATTGTTCGCATCGTTCCGTAACATCCAACTCGAATTACAACAAAAACAGATGCAAGGTGAAGAAATCACACCAGACGATATGGCGTCTGCTCAAACAAAGATGCTCGAAGTACAAAACAACCCATTAATCAGTCAGCTGATGCAAGAAGAGCAACGGATGCACACGATGTTGACAGAAGTCACACAAATCATCATGAAGCCGTTAGAAGAACTCTACGCGCCAATGATGGAGCAACAAGACGACGTTCAATAA
- a CDS encoding YhzD family protein gives MQYTITVFSDRGETLLDDVFEAETDGQAREEGIRRLNESGYAHHAARVTRSGRLIHFERAYLPRIVPASS, from the coding sequence ATGCAGTATACGATTACAGTCTTTTCAGATCGTGGTGAAACGTTACTCGATGACGTTTTTGAAGCAGAAACAGATGGACAGGCACGAGAAGAAGGGATTCGGCGTCTCAATGAGAGTGGGTACGCCCATCATGCCGCTCGTGTCACACGTTCAGGTCGTTTGATTCATTTCGAGCGCGCTTACTTGCCACGGATCGTTCCTGCTTCATCTTGA
- the dinB gene encoding DNA polymerase IV — translation MERKIIHIDMDAFYASVEQRDRPRLKGVPVVVGGPPHARGVVATCSYEARKYGIHSAMPSRRAFQLCPRAVFIRPRFDVYRAVSAQIMALFREVTPLVEPLSLDEAYLDVTENYFDQKSATYIAQYVLQQIKERTGLTASAGVSNSKLVAKVASGYEKPNGLTVVPPEDVLSFLSPLKIGDLHGVGKVTEQALRKQGIETVADVQAMPVEQLRALLGRDRGTELHAMAHGIDERPVRPERERKSIGSETTFEEDTEDIDTIFETLIRESKSVIASLQKKELVCRTITIKWKTDTFQSRSKRHTFSEETADEERLLEETTKLFNGITFDGPIRLIGMTVSHLTTPPAARQLTWQDLDLRL, via the coding sequence ATGGAACGAAAAATCATTCATATTGATATGGACGCCTTTTACGCTTCCGTCGAGCAACGCGATCGTCCTCGATTAAAAGGTGTTCCTGTCGTCGTCGGTGGACCGCCTCATGCCCGTGGTGTCGTAGCAACCTGTTCCTATGAAGCACGGAAATATGGCATCCATAGCGCGATGCCGTCACGACGCGCCTTTCAGCTCTGCCCTCGTGCGGTCTTCATTCGTCCCCGCTTTGACGTCTACCGAGCTGTCAGTGCGCAAATCATGGCGCTTTTTCGAGAAGTGACACCACTCGTCGAGCCTCTCTCGCTTGATGAGGCATACCTCGACGTCACGGAAAATTATTTTGATCAAAAAAGTGCAACCTATATCGCGCAATATGTTCTACAGCAAATTAAAGAACGGACAGGTCTGACGGCCTCTGCTGGTGTTTCGAACTCTAAGCTCGTCGCGAAGGTCGCTTCCGGATACGAGAAACCGAACGGGTTGACGGTCGTTCCTCCAGAGGACGTCCTCAGTTTCTTGTCTCCATTAAAAATTGGAGATTTACATGGCGTCGGAAAAGTCACGGAACAAGCGTTACGAAAACAAGGAATTGAAACCGTCGCAGATGTCCAAGCAATGCCCGTCGAACAATTACGAGCATTGCTCGGACGCGATCGCGGAACGGAACTGCATGCAATGGCGCATGGCATCGATGAACGTCCCGTTCGTCCGGAACGCGAGCGAAAATCGATTGGTTCTGAGACGACCTTCGAAGAAGATACGGAGGATATCGATACGATATTCGAGACGTTGATTCGAGAATCAAAATCCGTCATTGCGAGTCTTCAAAAAAAAGAACTCGTCTGCCGGACGATCACGATCAAGTGGAAGACCGATACATTCCAGTCACGTTCGAAACGGCATACATTTTCAGAAGAGACGGCGGACGAAGAACGATTACTTGAGGAAACAACGAAACTGTTCAATGGCATCACCTTCGACGGACCGATCCGCTTGATTGGTATGACGGTCAGTCACCTGACTACTCCTCCCGCTGCGCGACAGTTGACGTGGCAAGACTTAGACTTGCGCTTGTAA
- a CDS encoding magnesium transporter CorA family protein, giving the protein MELEPQFNWSRYLDLADYEQTFPTAAVDQSEMDWVTQLRSKDMNFTRSEKGVLYGAVVTWQNPVDKSDRRSICFYVTKEKLITIGLSDSIVSLVAPYSPAHPFAAFYTILALQLNTYFAGIDQFETELFSRQDELRGSINEDSLDSIFALRDTIENWSDLIVPFQELVMAGEESFLDEDAYLEDLSLKLATKRVRRLLMLIEHYQKDIEVLLDLSTTVSNFRGNEIMKALTIFTAVATPTMALGAIWGMNFKIMPELEWKYGYALSLGLIFLSTGGIFYWMRWRGWLGALVRMPKNSRPKK; this is encoded by the coding sequence ATGGAACTGGAACCTCAATTTAATTGGTCCCGCTATCTCGATTTAGCTGACTATGAACAAACCTTTCCGACGGCTGCCGTCGACCAATCCGAAATGGACTGGGTCACACAGCTGCGATCGAAAGACATGAACTTCACCCGCTCGGAAAAAGGGGTTCTCTATGGCGCTGTCGTCACCTGGCAAAATCCTGTCGACAAAAGTGATCGCCGCTCGATTTGCTTTTACGTAACGAAAGAAAAACTCATCACGATTGGATTGTCGGATTCGATCGTGTCCCTGGTCGCTCCCTATTCTCCTGCGCATCCCTTTGCGGCTTTTTATACGATTCTTGCTTTACAGCTGAACACGTATTTTGCCGGTATCGATCAGTTTGAGACGGAACTGTTCTCAAGACAAGATGAACTGCGCGGTAGCATCAATGAAGATTCACTCGATAGCATCTTCGCGTTACGCGACACGATCGAGAACTGGTCCGATTTGATCGTTCCGTTTCAAGAGCTCGTCATGGCTGGCGAAGAATCATTTCTCGACGAGGACGCGTATCTTGAGGATCTTTCGTTGAAACTAGCTACAAAACGTGTCCGCCGTCTGTTGATGCTCATCGAACATTATCAAAAAGACATTGAGGTCCTGCTCGACTTATCAACGACTGTCTCGAACTTCCGTGGAAACGAAATCATGAAGGCATTAACGATCTTTACTGCCGTCGCGACACCAACGATGGCCCTCGGTGCGATTTGGGGGATGAACTTTAAAATCATGCCGGAATTAGAATGGAAATATGGTTACGCTCTATCCCTCGGTCTGATCTTTCTCTCGACCGGTGGTATCTTCTACTGGATGCGCTGGCGCGGATGGTTAGGCGCTCTTGTTCGGATGCCAAAGAATAGTCGACCAAAAAAATAG
- a CDS encoding HD domain-containing protein — MKGIGKLAVGETLDQRAMIKQAVKGIAANGKPYLTLILTDKTGEIETKMWDTSDLEKYAPKSIVHAAGEVMDYRGRTQLKLKQITVLEETNVEDYVQSAPIPREQIETEVLAFVESIQNSDMKKLVKHLITSRFDAYFTHPAAVKNHHAFYSGLSYHVLSMLRLADQIAQLYPTLNRDVLISGIILHDYAKIKELSDPVAPEYTLPGKLVGHITMMVAELEKVGAELQIDAEVLTVLQHLVLSHHGRPEWGSAVAPQMREAEVLFLIDNLDARMTMMDRLLEYVEPGQFSERSFALDNRAFYRPKL; from the coding sequence ATGAAAGGAATCGGTAAATTAGCAGTTGGAGAAACGCTCGATCAACGAGCGATGATCAAGCAAGCGGTCAAAGGAATTGCAGCAAATGGGAAACCATACTTGACGCTCATCTTGACGGATAAGACAGGCGAAATCGAGACGAAGATGTGGGATACGAGTGATCTTGAAAAATATGCACCGAAATCAATAGTCCATGCTGCTGGAGAAGTTATGGACTATCGGGGACGGACACAACTCAAGCTCAAACAAATCACGGTCCTAGAGGAGACGAATGTCGAGGACTACGTCCAATCCGCACCGATTCCGCGAGAGCAGATCGAGACGGAAGTCCTCGCGTTCGTAGAATCGATTCAGAACAGTGATATGAAAAAGCTCGTTAAACATTTGATTACTTCACGATTTGACGCCTATTTCACGCATCCGGCAGCGGTCAAGAACCATCATGCTTTTTACTCGGGGCTGTCATACCACGTCCTTTCGATGTTGCGTCTAGCGGATCAAATCGCTCAACTCTATCCGACCTTAAACCGTGACGTGCTAATCAGTGGCATCATTCTGCACGATTATGCGAAAATCAAGGAGTTATCCGATCCGGTTGCACCGGAATATACGTTGCCTGGTAAACTCGTCGGTCATATTACGATGATGGTAGCGGAACTTGAGAAAGTCGGAGCAGAATTACAAATTGACGCAGAAGTACTGACGGTCTTGCAACATCTCGTCTTAAGTCATCACGGACGACCGGAATGGGGTTCTGCCGTCGCACCACAGATGCGCGAGGCAGAAGTTTTGTTCTTGATCGATAACCTTGATGCACGGATGACGATGATGGATCGTCTCCTTGAATATGTCGAGCCAGGACAGTTCTCGGAACGATCATTCGCACTAGATAATCGTGCTTTTTACCGTCCGAAGCTATAA